From the Garra rufa chromosome 17, GarRuf1.0, whole genome shotgun sequence genome, one window contains:
- the arl4ab gene encoding ADP-ribosylation factor-like 4ab: MGNGLSEPHAIFPCLPSFQALHIVILGLDCAGKTTVLYRLRFNEFVNTVPTKGFNTEKIKVTLGGKGRTATFHFWDVGGQEKLRPLWRSYTRCADGLVFVVDSVDAERMEEAKTELHKITRLQENQGVPVLVVANKQDLRSALPLGEVEQMLALNELGSHTPWHLQPACAIIGEGLQEGLERLHSMIIKRRKMMRQQKRKR, from the coding sequence ATGGGGAATGGATTATCAGAGCCCCATGCCATCTTTCCCTGCCTGCCGTCCTTTCAGGCCTTGCACATTGTTATTCTCGGCTTGGACTGTGCCGGTAAGACCACGGTGTTGTACCGGCTTCGCTTTAATGAGTTTGTGAACACCGTTCCCACCAAAGGCTTCAACACGGAGAAGATCAAGGTGACTCTTGGTGGGAAAGGCCGGACTGCAACCTTTCATTTCTGGGATGTAGGAGGTCAGGAAAAGCTCCGGCCGCTGTGGCGCTCCTATACGCGGTGTGCCGACGGCCTCGTGTTCGTTGTGGACTCGGTAGATGCCGAACGCATGGAGGAAGCCAAGACAGAGTTACATAAGATCACACGGCTACAGGAGAACCAGGGGGTGCCCGTGTTGGTGGTGGCTAACAAGCAGGACCTTCGCAGCGCGTTGCCACTAGGTGAAGTCGAACAGATGTTAGCACTGAATGAGCTTGGCTCTCATACACCGTGGCACCTTCAACCAGCCTGTGCCATCATCGGAGAAGGTCTACAAGAAGGCCTAGAACGTCTCCACTCCATGATCATCAAGCGGAGAAAGATGATGAGGCAGCAAAAGAGAAAAAGATGA